The following coding sequences are from one Candidatus Cloacimonadota bacterium window:
- a CDS encoding T9SS type A sorting domain-containing protein, whose protein sequence is MELEIVFATYESMTALNGTVTSDGTPLPDAHIKIDNGLYHTTTNDQGQYHFNYVAPGTHTVTATKLGFEPQTLPVTLIADEITILDFDLIPSESVSVTGYVVGSDQPTVGLEGANIVLTGIMNYSGATDATGHFNIPGVLTGNTYNYRISKQGYQEISGSIDVGYTNYVMGTLTLSEFPYPPSQVVATESVDQTQVNLVWNAPSTAPALRGLENESVFVGTDMDYAAKISYEFIKSTRPTFLSINHDNREYLGYRVWRLLQGQENNESAWTQITSETITATSWQDDQWNSVVDGTYKWAVKAIYPGDEASAPAFSNTLSKVNPKGTISGIVLNHHNFPIVGATVTCGDVSATTYSSGYYSIQVSVGTHSVTASAPGYETSTQSGLTVLEGQTTTVNFQLAPNMTHYLVDGFESYPNFATSFGRWTTVDVDMSETYGITNVDFPGAHEPMAFMIFNPSATVPPSTTISAHSGEKMVASFAAVNGPNNDWLIAHMFPPVTEIRFWAKSHTAQYGLERFRVGVSTSGTHPNQFNIISGPNYIEAPEVWTEYIFSCFGYTGQVNVGIQCVSDDAFIFFVDDVEVFTVSTDDPIAPVVATELHSNYPNPFNPETTITYSVKEASPVSIEIYNAKGQLVKTLVNEDKTSGNYKVVWNGCDNNNQAVSSGVYFYKMQAGKYSSTKKMILMK, encoded by the coding sequence ATGGAGTTGGAAATAGTCTTTGCCACTTATGAAAGCATGACCGCCTTGAACGGCACAGTCACTTCAGATGGAACTCCTCTGCCGGATGCACATATCAAAATAGACAATGGCTTATATCACACCACAACGAACGACCAGGGACAATATCACTTCAACTATGTGGCTCCTGGAACCCACACTGTGACTGCCACAAAGCTTGGTTTTGAACCCCAAACCCTGCCCGTGACTCTGATTGCGGACGAAATCACCATCCTGGATTTCGACCTCATCCCTTCCGAATCTGTGAGCGTAACGGGATACGTTGTTGGCAGCGACCAACCCACTGTGGGATTGGAAGGGGCGAATATCGTCCTCACTGGAATCATGAACTACAGCGGTGCGACCGATGCCACTGGACACTTCAACATCCCCGGCGTACTTACCGGAAACACATACAATTACAGAATTTCGAAGCAGGGATATCAAGAAATCTCCGGTTCCATCGATGTTGGATATACAAACTACGTCATGGGCACCCTCACCCTGTCCGAATTTCCTTATCCGCCCTCTCAGGTTGTGGCAACCGAAAGCGTTGACCAAACTCAAGTTAACCTTGTCTGGAATGCGCCAAGCACGGCGCCAGCTTTGCGCGGCTTGGAAAACGAAAGCGTTTTTGTCGGTACTGATATGGATTATGCCGCCAAAATCAGCTACGAATTCATAAAATCCACCCGTCCCACATTCCTGAGCATAAATCACGACAACCGTGAATACCTTGGCTACAGGGTCTGGCGTCTCTTGCAGGGACAGGAAAACAACGAATCCGCCTGGACTCAAATCACTTCTGAGACCATCACCGCAACATCTTGGCAGGATGATCAATGGAATTCTGTTGTGGACGGCACTTACAAATGGGCTGTGAAAGCCATCTACCCCGGCGATGAAGCCTCCGCTCCGGCTTTCTCGAACACTCTGTCCAAGGTCAACCCCAAAGGAACAATTTCCGGTATCGTTCTCAATCATCATAATTTCCCCATTGTGGGTGCAACCGTCACCTGTGGCGATGTATCTGCAACCACTTACAGCTCCGGATATTACAGCATACAGGTTTCAGTTGGAACCCACAGCGTGACCGCCTCAGCTCCGGGCTATGAAACTTCCACCCAAAGCGGCTTGACTGTTTTGGAAGGGCAGACCACCACCGTGAACTTCCAGCTTGCGCCAAATATGACCCACTACTTGGTAGACGGTTTTGAAAGCTATCCCAATTTTGCCACCAGCTTTGGACGCTGGACCACAGTGGATGTGGATATGAGCGAAACCTACGGCATCACCAATGTGGACTTCCCCGGAGCTCATGAACCCATGGCTTTCATGATTTTCAATCCCAGCGCCACAGTGCCGCCCTCGACCACAATCAGCGCACACAGTGGAGAGAAAATGGTCGCAAGCTTTGCCGCAGTTAACGGTCCAAACAACGACTGGCTGATCGCACATATGTTCCCGCCTGTTACTGAAATCAGATTCTGGGCAAAGTCTCACACCGCCCAGTATGGACTTGAAAGGTTCAGGGTTGGCGTGAGCACCAGCGGAACCCACCCGAACCAGTTCAACATCATCAGCGGTCCCAACTACATTGAGGCTCCCGAGGTTTGGACTGAATATATTTTCAGCTGTTTTGGCTACACTGGACAGGTCAACGTTGGAATCCAGTGTGTTTCGGACGATGCCTTCATCTTTTTTGTGGACGACGTGGAAGTATTTACTGTATCCACCGATGATCCCATCGCGCCGGTTGTGGCAACCGAGCTGCACAGCAACTATCCCAACCCCTTCAACCCGGAAACCACCATCACCTACAGCGTGAAGGAAGCCAGCCCGGTCAGCATCGAAATCTACAACGCCAAAGGACAGTTGGTGAAAACCCTGGTGAACGAAGACAAGACCTCCGGCAACTACAAAGTTGTGTGGAACGGCTGCGACAACAACAATCAAGCTGTATCCAGCGGTGTCTATTTCTACAAGATGCAGGCTGGAAAATACAGCAGCACCAAAAAGATGATCCTGATGAAGTAA